A genomic segment from Brienomyrus brachyistius isolate T26 chromosome 9, BBRACH_0.4, whole genome shotgun sequence encodes:
- the LOC125749595 gene encoding H-2 class II histocompatibility antigen, A-U alpha chain-like, with protein MSHFFSLFMLLGGLCICAKVEAHIDIIVSACKTNDTDPEDMLELDGDEMLYFDFKKNDMVYTMPEFVGQLTYPTWAQGAQADHQVCLSDLKVVTEAESSPPEQIDAPQLTIYTRNEVELGRSNILICSVNNFHPPPVKVKWTKNNVEVKEGVTLSRYYPNSDATFRQYSTLPFTPQKGDDYSCTVYHKGLTEPETRFWEPEFQDESDIGETVYCGIGLTLGLLGVGAGTFFLVKGNNCS; from the exons ATGAGTCACTTTTTTTCACTCTTTATGCTTTTGGGAGGCCTGTGTATCTGTGCAAAGGTCGAAG CTCATATAGATATCATTGTTTCTGCCTGCAAGACCAATGACACTGATCCTGAGGATATGCTGGAGCTGGATGGAGATGAGATGCTttattttgattttaaaaaGAATGATATGGTGTACACAATGCCGGAGTTTGTTGGCCAGTTGACCTATCCAACCTGGGCTCAGGGGGCACAGGCAGATCATCAGGTTTGCTTAAGCGACTTGAAAGTGGTTACTGAAGCCGAAAGCAGCCCTCCTGAGCAGATAG ATGCACCCCAGCTCACAATATATACGAGAAATGAAGTTGAACTCGGTAGAAGCAACATTCTGATCTGCTCTGTGAATAACTTCCACCCCCCACCTGTCAAAGTGAAATGGACTAAAAATAACGTGGAGGTGAAGGAGGGAGTGACCCTGAGCCGCTACTACCCCAACAGTGATGCCACCTTCAGACAGTACTCCACCCTCCCCTTCACCCCCCAGAAAGGGGATGACTACTCCTGCACTGTGTATCACAAAGGGCTGACTGAGCCTGAGACCAGGTTCTGGG AACCAGAATTTCAGGATGAGTCTGACATCGGAGAAACAGTATATTGCGGAATCGGACTGACTCTGGGGCTGCTGGGAGTGGGAGCCGGAACCTTCTTCCTCGTCAAGGGAAACAACTGCAGCTGA
- the LOC125749594 gene encoding H-2 class II histocompatibility antigen, E-S beta chain-like, giving the protein MSPWFPSAFRALAALSALSAADGYFYYFQHECRYSSADLKDTEYLERRIFNKLEFLRYNSTLNKYIGYTEIGVYNAEKFNTDGESERQHAYLDTYCKIGAALYFQRILYHTVEPTVKVKTAKASSERHTTKLQCSAYDFYPEGIKLKWLRNGEEVKDGVTATEELYDGDWYHQIHSYLEFTPQSGETIECQVDHSSLKQPKTYKWDPSVPEGVRNKVIIGTSGLVLGLVLSIAGFVYYKKKSTGRILVPSS; this is encoded by the exons ATGAGTCCGTGGTTCCCCAGCGCCTTTCGGGCTCTCGCTGCGCTGTCCGCGCTCTCCGCCGCAG ACGGTTATTTCTATTATTTCCAACACGAATGCCGCTACAGCTCAGCGGACCTGAAGGACACGGAGTATCTCGAGAGGCGTATCTTTAACAAGCTGGAGTTTCTGAGGTATAACAGCACTCTGAATAAGTACATCGGTTACACTGAGATCGGAGTGTACAATGCGGAGAAATTCAACACAGACGGAGAATCGGAGCGACAGCATGCCTACCTGGACACATACTGCAAGATCGGCGCTGCGCTGTACTTTCAGCGCATACTGTATCATACAG TTGAACCCACTGTCAAGGTCAAAACTGCAAAGGCCTCCAGTGAGCGGCACACCACAAAGCTGCAATGCAGTGCATATGACTTCTACCCCGAAGGAATCAAACTGAAGTGGCTGAGGAATGGAGAGGAGGTGAAGGATGGTGTGACTGCTACCGAGGAGCTTTATGATGGAGACTGGTACCACCAGATCCACTCCTATCTGGAATTCACACCCCAGTCTGGAGAGACCATAGAGTGTCAGGTGGACCACAGCAGCCTCAAGCAGCCCAAGACCTATAAATGGG ACCCATCAGTGCCTGAAGGGGTGAGAAACAAGGTGATCATTGGGACCTCTGGCTTGGTGCTGGGGCTCGTACTCTCCATTGCTGGATTTGTCTACTACAAGAAGAAGTCCACTG GGAGAATTCTGGTACCTTCCAGTTAA